ATTGGCAATCTCCTGCCGGCACCAGTTACCTTCTTCATTGTGCAGAATATCTGCAATTATAACTGCTGGATGATCTGTCTTCTGCAGAGCCTTGATAATATTTCTGCCATTTTTTCGATTCGGTCCCAAATGACCTACATACAGAATAAAATCTTTCAAACCATACTTCTTGATAAAAAGTTCAGGATCAGAATCAGCAAAACGCTTTTCCACACCATTATGGATAACCTTCATTTTACTGCGAGGAAGCTGTAATCCCTTTACTAAAAGCTCTCCCTCATCTTTTGTATTTGGCAGTATTTTTTGGGCTGAAAGACATGTGTCTCGTGTTAGTTGATAATCAGAATAAGAACGGATCATAAACTTGGATATCAGGTTTTCAATTGTTCGATAACTTCTCAATAAGAATGGATCATGATTACTGTAAAAAATTGGATTTACCACGTATTTTGCTCCATAGGCAACCAAATTTTTTGCTAAAGAATATGTAGCAATTCCAGCATTAAAAATATGCACAAGATCGCCTTGCTCCAATTTTAAATCAAAATCCCACATATCAAACAGTTGAACATCGACACCAATTTTTTGCAGAGCTTCTTTTAGATGAAGGACTTTATAAGTTGGACCTCCACGATTTAACATGAGCGACTGATAACTAGCCAGATAAATTTTCATGATATTTTTTACCTTTATTCGATTCGTAATTGTAAAGAACATCTCGCCAATGCCATTTCCTGATCCTTTTCAGGTCGTCGGGTATAAAAATGGCTTCTTTCCTTTGCCAGGATAATTTCTTCAGCTTGATCTGGTTTTGAAAAGAGAAATATGAGATTTCGTTTTCTTTTTCTAAAACTAACTGCAAATTTGATGATTTTTCGAATTTTAATTCTAAGCGATCAGATTTTATTTCAGCATCCCAGGAAAAGTTTTTCCTCTCAATCCAAAATTTGCTAAATTCATTGAAAGTTAAATTGGGAATTTCTAAATCATTAACATAAGAAAAAACCTGTTCAATAATATTGTGATGACCATGCGAAGGATGATAATAAATGATAATTGGCTGATTTCTTTTTAAACATTCATCGATATATTGTTTGTAAAACTGCCACATTTCTTCCAGAGAAAAATGCGATCTGCGTAACCTGCCTGTACTGACAGGAAAGATCGGGATCTGCAGAACTGAAGAAGATTTATCATGATAAAATGGAAAAAATGGCAGGTCATCATAATTCACTGCAAATTCAGATGAATAGGTAAATTTTTTCTCTTCCAGTACTTTTCCCAGATCTTCGTTCCAACTGCCAAATGGTGCTGCAAAACCTTCTACTTTGATTCCTGCTTTTTCTAAATCTTCTAAACCATTTTCTATGTTGACCTTATTCGATTTATAATCATCAAAAACCAGATGCCGTTTACAATGAAGACCAATTTCCTGATCTGTCATTTTGGCATAAACATCTTTAAGCATCGATGAATCTTTTGTATCTACAAACCAGGTACCATTAATGTTATATTTCTTACAGATTTCGTAAAGAGAATTTGCCTGATCAGCTGAACAAAAATCGGTATCAACACGAAACATAAATAGCGATTGCAAAGGTTTGGGGAACTCTGAAATACGCATTAATGGCAAGTTCTTTTTTTGATGAATAAAATAAAGCAATTTGTGGATCAGCTGGCGAATCTTACCTTTAGAAATTCTTGAAACAATTTCCGAAGGAAGTTCTTTTCGATCCGCCCAGAATTTTTTGCGTTTTGTGCTCTCATCTAACATCAATTTATCCAGATCAAAAGGAAGATTAATAATCATTCCTGAACCGATAAGTTTAGTTTGTATCATTAATTTTTTATCTAACCACTTAAAATTATAAGGCTTTAGATAATAAAAAGTTGTATAGAAATCAACCAACCCCAATTCATTAAATATGGAATCTTTTGTTGGAATTAGAAAACTAACTTTTTTCTTTTTGAATTTTACCTTAAAAAAATAACATGAAACGGTAGAATCTATGATAATAATTCCACCGTTTTTTGTGTAATTATCAATTTTTTTTTGGAATTCAATTGAAGGTTTCTGTGTAATTATCAAACAAACGTAATCATTTAAATCGTCATCCAAAGCTAATTCGGAAGTATTATAAGCTTGTTGCTGAAAGATGATTTGCCAGCCAGGAGTAAGTTTATCAATGCCAATCTTCAGTTTCATTATAATTCCGAAACTATCTTTATGAGCTTTGCTTCACGTTTTTCGAATGAATAGTTTTCGCAGAGCCAATTAAAATTATTTGGAACTTCAGAATTGACAGCCCTGGAAATTGCATCTTCGCAAGAAGTGATGTCAGAGATTTCTGCTTTAAAAGCTTTTTCTTGGGCCACTTCCGGCAGGGAACCTTCGTTAGAAATCACTACTTTGCAGTTTGAATTGATCGCCTCCAATACAGCCATTCCAAAAGATTCACGACGGGAAAACTGGCAGTAGATTTCAGTTTCAGAAAGTAACCCTAGAAATTCTTCATGAACGATCTTTCCCTTAAATTCTAGATTCGGATTTTTCTTGAGAAGCTGATCTTTTAGTTTAGGATCAAATTCACCAACAATGATCATTTTGTATTTATTAAATGATTTTGTTGCTGCTGCAAAAATATCAATTCCTTTGATTTTGTACAAATCTGGAGTTGCAGAACCGCAGCTTAAAATGATCTTTTTTTTTGCTATGTTATTTTTTTTTGGATTGATAGCCAGATGAACTACATTTATATCTTTTCGAAGGTTCAATGATCTTAGTTCCTGCGCCAGAAATTCTGATACCGTTATTACTTTATCAGCATTTTTAATTGCATATTTTATGAATTTTGCTGATCTACTCTGCATTCCGCCATAACTGGGCAAATTCGAGGTTTCATATCCGCCAACCATGATAATAGATTTTTTGTTCAAGATTTTAGAAATTAGAATTGCAATAAATGATGAAAAATCGGCAAACCAGCAGAAAACAAAATCATTCCTGAAGACAGCAAAAACGATTTCAATCGTATTTACAAATTTTTGAAATCGATTTTTTGATTTTCCTGCCAAAATCAATTTTTCTACTGTGTATTTTTTTTGCAGAGTCTTAAGATCATCAATCACAAAATGTGATGCGTAACTGCTGATGAACAATAGCTTTGATCTCATATTAGAGAAATTCTTATCGCTCTAACGAACCAGTAGAATTTTGCCTTTTCCTACTTGTCCACCCGGAGCAGAAACTACGTAATAATACAGCCCAGAACCACATTTTTTGCCTTGTTTGTTACTGCCGTCCCAGCTGAATTGTTCATAAACGTTCTTTTCCAGTTCTACAATAAATTCACCACTCAGATCGTAGATTCGGCAATATGTATTTCCTTTCGGCATCGTGAAGCTATCCTCATTTTCGATGCGCAGAATTTCTCCATTTTCAGGATTGAATGGATTTGGAAACGCAATCGTTTTGTTCAGATTTTCTTCGAAATTATTCTCGGCAGAAACTCCAATTTCTACAGAAGAAATTCCTTCCAGAGTTCCTATATATAAAGTTCCGGAAATTTCATCGTAAACGAAAGCAGTTACATTATCGGAAATAAGTTGAGAATTTTCAGTAGTAATGTTCGTGAAAGTATCAGCTTCTTTATCAAAAATAGTGATTCCATATTCAGCTGTTCCTATCCAGATTCTGCCAAAAGGATCGATGAACAAACAGGTCGGATAAGTTGGATTGGAACCGTAAAGTCTTTCCTGTCCTTCATAGTACCAGTAAGTTGGATTAGGATCATCTTGGCTCCAGAACCAGTGATTGTCGAACCACATACTCATTTTCGCATTCGTTCCATACAAGAACCAGTCGATTCCATCAAACATGAAAAGCCCATTGGTAGAAGCTACCCAGGTCTCTTTTTCATTTCCGATTATTCGCTGCTCGATATCTAAAATAGTTCCACTGTTCAATTCGGAAGAAGGAGCTGTTTCCCACTGAGATCCATTGTTAAAAGGTATTGAAGTAGCATCCCAATATTCCAGGCCTTGTGCATACGAACCGAAGAAAACTCTTTCATCATCCACAAAAGAAATTGTGGAAAGGTTGAAATCGTCATTATTGGATAAAAATGATCCTAATACGTTAATGGTAGGATAAATATCCAGCACAAAATTATTACCGAAAGCTGAAACCCACATTCTATCGTCAGAATCGAGAAAGAGTTCTGATGTGTAATGAGAAGGCAATCCAGTTAAAATAGTCCATTCATCTGCGAAATCATCGAAAATCGTGATTCCACCCGTTCCTGCATTTATGTACTGATAAGAGCAAAACCATTTTCTGTTGGAACTGTCAATTTCAATATCGATTACATTATCGTTTGTTAGCTCAGGATAATCTTCATTGGTATAACCGTGCCAGTTCATTCCATCGAAACTGCAAACGCCTTTGGTTCCTTTTCCCAGTTGTTCTAAACCCAGATAACCACTGGCAACCCAGAGATTTTTATTCTCATCAAGTTCCAGATCGGAAACGATATTTGCAGTTATGCTGTTCGGTTTTATATGCGTATCCCAAACTTCATTGTTCAAAATGAATAATCCTTCTCCCCAGGTAAAAGCGCAGATCTGATCATCTATTCCCGTAAATCCTTTAATGAGATTTGTGGTAAGTTCTGCTTCATCTTTCATCCAGGATGTTTCGGCTCCATCATTTGCAATTCTGGTAACTGCAACATTCATGCTGTCTCGTAAAATTAGAATTTCAGGACTCCAAGATCCATAACTGAACCAGATATTATCTTCAGAATCTATAAAAACCGGATATACAGATTGATCTGCAACCAACACATTGCCCACAATCGAATCTTCAAAATCTGGAATTTCCAGCATTCCCAGATCGGTAGCTACAACTATTCGGCTGTCTTTTACTGAAAGTGAAAAAGTGAAATTGCTTGGAATATTACTGTTTGTAGTATTAATGTTGTGCCAGGCATTAATGGTGAGTAAGGAATCAAGATGAGCATAATCTACTCCATTTCCTGTTGCCAGAAATACATAATCTTCACTGATCTCAATATCATTTATCTCATTGGAAGACAATCCATTATCGGTGTCAA
This genomic interval from Candidatus Cloacimonadota bacterium contains the following:
- a CDS encoding glycosyltransferase translates to MKIYLASYQSLMLNRGGPTYKVLHLKEALQKIGVDVQLFDMWDFDLKLEQGDLVHIFNAGIATYSLAKNLVAYGAKYVVNPIFYSNHDPFLLRSYRTIENLISKFMIRSYSDYQLTRDTCLSAQKILPNTKDEGELLVKGLQLPRSKMKVIHNGVEKRFADSDPELFIKKYGLKDFILYVGHLGPNRKNGRNIIKALQKTDHPAVIIADILHNEEGNWCRQEIANSKKIKLIEWLRHDDPLFASAYAACDTFILPTKYETPGRAALEAALAGAKIVITPRGGTKEYFQQMAEYPDPLSVESIKMHIEKSLNKPKNDDLKNYISTNFIWEVIGKQTKKMYEEVLK
- a CDS encoding polysaccharide deacetylase family protein — protein: MKLKIGIDKLTPGWQIIFQQQAYNTSELALDDDLNDYVCLIITQKPSIEFQKKIDNYTKNGGIIIIDSTVSCYFFKVKFKKKKVSFLIPTKDSIFNELGLVDFYTTFYYLKPYNFKWLDKKLMIQTKLIGSGMIINLPFDLDKLMLDESTKRKKFWADRKELPSEIVSRISKGKIRQLIHKLLYFIHQKKNLPLMRISEFPKPLQSLFMFRVDTDFCSADQANSLYEICKKYNINGTWFVDTKDSSMLKDVYAKMTDQEIGLHCKRHLVFDDYKSNKVNIENGLEDLEKAGIKVEGFAAPFGSWNEDLGKVLEEKKFTYSSEFAVNYDDLPFFPFYHDKSSSVLQIPIFPVSTGRLRRSHFSLEEMWQFYKQYIDECLKRNQPIIIYYHPSHGHHNIIEQVFSYVNDLEIPNLTFNEFSKFWIERKNFSWDAEIKSDRLELKFEKSSNLQLVLEKENEISYFSFQNQIKLKKLSWQRKEAIFIPDDLKRIRKWHWRDVLYNYESNKGKKYHENLSG
- a CDS encoding glycosyltransferase family 4 protein yields the protein MRSKLLFISSYASHFVIDDLKTLQKKYTVEKLILAGKSKNRFQKFVNTIEIVFAVFRNDFVFCWFADFSSFIAILISKILNKKSIIMVGGYETSNLPSYGGMQSRSAKFIKYAIKNADKVITVSEFLAQELRSLNLRKDINVVHLAINPKKNNIAKKKIILSCGSATPDLYKIKGIDIFAAATKSFNKYKMIIVGEFDPKLKDQLLKKNPNLEFKGKIVHEEFLGLLSETEIYCQFSRRESFGMAVLEAINSNCKVVISNEGSLPEVAQEKAFKAEISDITSCEDAISRAVNSEVPNNFNWLCENYSFEKREAKLIKIVSEL